The genomic interval ACCAGTTAGAACACCGTAGGTCAGATCAGTTAGCGTGCTGTAGGTGAGACCAGTTAGTGGGCCGTAGGTGAGACCAGTTAGAACTCCATAGGTCAGATTAGTTAGCGTGCTGTAGGTGAGACCAGTTAGCGGGCCGTAGGTGAGACCAGTTAGCACACCGTAGGTCAATCAGTTAGCGGGCCGTAGGTGAGACCAGTTAGTGGGCCGTAGGTGAGACCAGTTAGAACTCCATAGGTCAGATTAGTTAGCGTGCTGTAGGTGAGACCAGTTAGCGGGCCGTAGGTGAGACCAGTTAGAACACCGTAGGTCAGATCAGTTAGCGGGCCGTAGGTGAGACCAGTTAGAACACCGTAGGTCAGATCAGTTAGCGTGCTGTAGGTGAGACCAGTTAGCGGGCTGTAGGTGAGACCAGTTAGAACACCGTAGGTCAGATCAGTTAGCGTGCTATAGGTGAGACCAGTTAGCGGGCCGTAGGTGAGACCAGTTAGAACACCGTAGGTCAGATCAGTTAGCGGGCCGTAGGTGAGACCAGTTAGAACTCCATAGGTCAGATTAGTTAGCGTGCTGTACTAATAgtagcgcgtgtgtgtgttttgcagggaGCAGTCTGCTCACAGGGCCCGAGGGCTTGTCCATGAAGGAGCGGGAGAACCTGAAGAAGCTGAAGGCCCTGCGCCGTTACCGTCGGCGATACGGTGTGGAGGCGCTGCTGCACCGGCAGCTCCGGGAGCGCCGGCTGGCTGCCACCGAGGGATCCATCCTGCAGGTGCGCTGCTCTCACAGCCTGGTCGCCCTCTAGTGGCACAGCGGTGTCACTGCTCTACAGGTTCACTCCGCATTATATGTACTCTTACGGTTCAGTGCCTGCGGGGTCGTTGGACAGCTGCTGTCGGTTAGcgatgggagagtgaggctcTATCAGCCCATAGAAATGGTTTCCCTCTGGTGGTGGAATGGTGTTACTGCAGTTTCTCTGCCGATACCGCTTCTCTGTGAGTGAGAGGACGCTGTTACCTGGTCTTCTTCTAGGTAGTGCTTAAATTGGCATGTTCCTGTACCATTTCAGATTCACTCTCGAACCGTGACACAATCTGATGGGCATTTGAGTGCTATTGGGCTGCGGGGGTCGTGTAaagtatttttgtaattttgggATTTTGTCTTTCGAGCTCATCCTCTACTTCCTTCAGATCTGCCCCAAGGCACGTGACCCTCAAAGGCAGCTAGTGTTTATTGGCATAAATACATCTATGTATTAACtaatattactgtatattttttatgttgatgaaatggggagggggggaaggcaTTGACAGCCTGATTTTCCATTACAGAATCCAGAATAGCATTTGTGACTTGTCACttttgtgtgtccgtgtgcgtgcgtgtgtgtgtctgtgcgtgtgtgtgtgtgtgtgtgtgtgtgtattttccagGCCCACTCCGCACGCTCCGGTCAGAGGTGCATCTCGTTTGTGGAGGGGGTGCGCTGCTCCAATCAGAGTCTGCCGATGACCCGCCACTGCGTCTCCCGTATCCTACCGCCGTTGCTGTCTAAGTTACGCACCGCCAGCGTATAGAATGCCGCAGTAATCAGATCAGTCACCTGGTGACGACTTCCTGTTCTCTTTGCGCTGTGTTGCATTAAACCAATCACTGGTGCCCgcttcatttttataaattttctttttttcttttttttttttttttacttgcgcTATGATGCTTATATCTGCCTCTACTCCTCATGGTCACCCCCTCATTtgctggaccccccccccccctgcagtaGCCCTGTATGGAGTCTGGCAGCTTGCAGTAGCTGTTGGTTTTGAACAGAGGCAGAAATGAAGACCTTCCCATGGTCTGTTGGTTTTCCCCCACCTCTTCCATAGGGGACACCCAATTCAGTTGGAAGGGACAGCCGCTTCAAAAATCACTTTCATCTGTGATTTTACCCTCTATCGTCTTCGTTTCCTCAGCCGCCTTACCCCGCCAATCCTCTTCTTTTTACTTTTACCCCAATCTGCAAAATGGCCGCTCTTCATTTCATGGCTGTCTTCCGCTCATCTCCTGCATCTGCAGTTTAGCGTTCAGCTTGCATTTCTCCTTTACTCTCCAGTGACTGGCAGTGGTAAGCTGGCAAGACGCTTGAAACGCCTTCCAGTAGCCACGAGAATATTGACAGGGCGGAGAGCTGGCAGAAGAACAGTAAATAGACAAGACCTTGAAAAACAATGCTACAATACAAGcattgtaaaaattaaaaataaatcattcttaCTGAGTGTTCCTTCATAACAGCTGTATAGCTCCTACTTGACACTTTCATCAGAACTCCGTAGGCATTCATGAATGCATCTGCCTGTAACTAAAATTGTGTGTGTCCCTCTATGCCGCAGTCATGTCACTATCTGCATCAGTGGTGGCCGGGGTGGGACGTTTTCCCATTACGAGCTGATTTGTCCTTGCGTTTGtgttctcatttcatttttattttgtgcctaAAGCTCGTTTTACAGTGGCAGACCTGCTTAATGGTGTTCCAGAGCCTTTTTTCAGGCGAAGCTTAGCCGCGTTTAAGAATCTGCTGCGAGCTCGGTACTCGAGTAAACGATCCCACCCCCCGGTGTTGGTGAAGTGACACACACTACGCCCATTCATGGCTGTTTGCACATGTATTTATGAGTGATTATGCTGAACTCCAGGGGCTtctgagacccccccccccttacacctGGCATGAACATGCGTTTTGGGGGATCGGATAGCACTCAACTGCTTGAAAATACAGCTGTAGATGCACCCAAGACATACTGAGGACAGATTGCGATCAGTTGCCCAAACCATCTCCAGGGATGTATTGTGACCTCATTAAACACAAGTGTAAATGGTAATGCTGCCCACGTGCGATGACTACGTGATCAGAAAAGCGTGTGTGCGTAGCTTCACACGATCCTTTTTATTGCCAAAATAACACTAACGTTAGCCGGCAACGAGTCAGTTACTGTAGCTTTCAGAGGACTGGCACAGTAGGGAAGGAGGACGTCGTGTGTGCAGTTTGAGCTGGAAGTGAGATCGGATTATGATCTGATCTCTGTGCAGTCAGCTGAGACGCATATTAAAGGGATGGTATAAACGCGATCCGGCGAAATCCTTTCTAGATACCGTCTCGATACAGGATGCATGTTATGCCACGTGTAAAGGGGGTCTGGGAGTGGAGTTGTCTATCTCTGAAGGACCATTCATAGAAGGTGTATTCCAAAAATCAATTGAAAAAAGGCGACGACGTGTGGTGGAGTTTAAAATGGTGCCTAACACTGGTCCGTAAAACCAGCGGTGTCATCAGCACACAGCAGTGTCGTCATGGCAGCAGTTCCACCTCTGTGACCTCACGAGAGACGCCGGCCCTGATTGGGGGCTCCTTTCCTTAGCGCCGGCTCCCCCTGCAGATATCTACCAGGACAGTAACCAGGTGCTGTTTAAGATGTGCCCGGGCCTGAAGGACGTGCCCTGCGACCGGCCCGTCCACATGGGCCAGTCGGAGGAGCCGCGCTGCCCCCTGCACCTGTCCCTGCCGCCGCCCATGTACCAGCCCGAGCAGGAGCCGCTGGTGCCCGAGGAgctgacccccgcccccaccgagCTGTACCTGAGCGCCGCCGAGCTGCAGCCCACCGAGAACCTGCCGCTGGAGTTCAGCGACGTGCGTACCGCCCCTCtgccccgcctcgccccgccccgcccctcccctcccctctgattcaccccgccccgccccactgccctgctcctctgcctcacctcaccccgcccctcctctgATTCGCCCCGCTCCTCTGCCTCACCTCACCCCGCCCTCCTCTGATTCGcaccgccccgccccactgCCTCAcctcaccccgccccgccccactgaTTCAcaccgccccgccccactgccccgccctACCCCTCTGCCTCAcgccgcccctcccctctgattcacaccgccccgccccactgCCCCCGCCCTACCCTCTGCTCACACGCCCCCCCCTCTGTCGCCCGCCCACCCCTCGCCTCGCCACGCCGCCTCCCCTCTGattcccccgccccgccccactgcCCCGCTCTACCCTCTGCctccgccccctgccctgcccctttGCTTCACCCCTCTGCTCTGCCCCACTCCTCTGCACTGCCATACCCCTCTGCTTCATCCTGTCCTGTGCCCCTCCTGCTCTGCAGAATATAGTGTTAATTGTAGCGTAGGTACCATTTGAATAGCTAAAGAAAATTTCTCCAAGCTCTCCTCAGGGCACATACGAGCACATTCTGTCCTCTGAAGCAGATGTCATTCGCTGCTCTGTATCACACCATTGTGCAGGTGGTAGTTGGAGGAAAAAACTTCTGAAGAGGCAAACCGCAGGCACTTAGTcagccagcaggggtcactgatGCACAGTGAGACACTGTCATTCCGGCATTCTGAAATCCTCGCTCCCAAAGTGATGCCAGGTGTTCATCGCCCTGCGGGGCTGCTGGCCACTGTGGGCACAGGCACAGCCCATATTCCATGCCAGGCCACACTCGGGAACTCTTCTCCATCTTGTTTCCCAAACCGAACGTCTCCCGCCTGGCCAAATACCCGTGCCCCTTCTCACCCCTGCAGCTCTCACATCGCACCACGCTGAAACGCGACACACGCGAGCATCACTTCAACATCGCTCACAGAAATGtcacagagaaagggaaaagaatATCAGTGACCTCAGACTGACCTGCCGGCCCCTGGCTCCAGCGAGGGTGTCGTTAATTTGGGGCCCCACGTGCCTTCTCCTGGTACCTCTCTCTTTTAAACAGTCGGGGGCGTGGTCACTGCAATGAGTACCTCATTACGATCACCCGTCGCTTTAAATTCTCCAGTAAGCTGTggaggctgtctgtctgtctgtctggctatTCCGAGAGGCCTGTCCTTGAACTTGAAGGCGGGCTGATcgttaatgtgtttattttgccaGACGCGTGACTGCGGACAAGGCTGCTATTCCTAGACGCGCCGGCCGAACGGAGCATCCAGTCTAAAAAAAAGGCCTGAAATTGATGGGGAGAGGTCACGGCGCTTTCAGTCCCCCCCCGAAAATCAATGAATATTTTAACGCCCCGTTTTAAAAGCGACGCTTGGAAGCTTTGCTGCGCTGAACGGCTTTATCGCATCCTCACCCGCAGAATGGTTTGAAAGGTAGCCAGACACAGCGGCGTGTATGGGTGTAGAAAACAAGAACAGGGAAATGACCGCActgatgaatgtgtgtgttcctgctggTGTGCGTTGAGCTGTCTTAAGGGAGTGACCCGTTCAGCTCAAGCAGTAAGGCCGGGGTCCGCTGTCCGTACCGGTTCTGTTCACTACTGTGCATTCGGGTGATTCACAGCTGGACAGGATATTGACTGAACTGAGGAAATACGCTGCGGAAGCAGTGGGGAAAAATGCTTCTTCAGTTGGGCATCTGGGGTCCGCTTGCTGAAACTGCACATGAAGCGTCTTACTTTGGCtacggtgtgaaaagaagccgCTCACGGCACcgcgtgtttcagaggagagccgTCTGCACTGTCCTAATCGGTCCATTCCATAGGAGCTTAAAAACGGGAGCATCTCCATTCTagtgtttaataataataataataatgcattttgcgAGTGCCTTTTGCGATCTGACCTTGATGGGTGatgcacggcggccattttggctcctctgcacatgagtgagtgagtggagctCTGAGTGAGTGAAGCTCAGCTCAGAGCAGTGAGTGAGGttcaggtgagtgagtgagtgaggctcagctgtgctcagtgaaTGCGTTCCTGTCTCCGGGCCGCAGGACCTGGACGTGGTGGGGGACAGAATGGAGTGCCCGCCCTCCCCGCTGCTGTTCGACACGGCGCTGGCCCTGGAGGACCAGACCATCCGCGAGATCGCCGAGGCGCCCATGGACATCCTGACGGGCGCGGAGCAGGCCGAGCTGGAGCTCTCTGAGAGAGGGGCCATCCCCATGGAGGAGGACCAGGTGGGACagagccacaccccctcctttAACGGGCCAAACAACAGGGACTTGTTTGTCTTTGTTACATTATTGTTTCAAGATATCTAGCAGTTAAGTAGCCTTTGAGAAGCGTGAGAACAATCTCAAGTCTCcttatttgtttctttgtttttctttccgaTTTGGAATTTGCGGTTGTGAAAAGCAGCTATGCCACCGGAACttctattttacaccctacagaccacgcagtactacaggagagccaattgactgttttacaccctacagaccacacagtaaTACAGGAGAGCCAATTACTATTTTACACCTTACAGGCTAcaaagtactacaggagagccagtgactattttacaccatacaggccacacacagtactacaggagagccagtgactattttacactttAGACTACACAGTAATACAGGAGAGCCAATTACTATTTTAAACCTTACAGGCTACAAAGTACTACAGGACAGCCAgtgattttcttttgggggggggggggtttaacaCCCCACTGGCCAAACCGTACTGGTGGAACGTATTCCTAGATTAGGGTTTCATTTCTGACCATGTTTTGCTCTGCATTGGAGAGTTGAAACGTAAGGGTTTACGTGCTGCACAGGGACCACACCACATGACTCATGATTGCCTTGATTGGTTGATTCGGTTAGGAAGGGcttcccccccaccgccccaacCAGACTGTCTGACCGCTCGCTGCCCTCAGGTCGTCTCGGAGACCGGTGTGACTGGCGCCCCGGAGGGAGGGGCCATGGGAGACGGCACGGCGAACGACTTCGGCATAACGGCGAACGCCACATGAGAGCCGCCGCGTGACCACAACCAGCGGTGTTGGCGGGACGGCCCGGGGACGCCGTTTCAACACCAAACGAACAAATAAAAACGCCCTTAAAAGCAGAGACTTCGCTGCACCCTTCGCCGGGACCCCAGACCTCTCTCGCCAGGGTGGACCTGCTACGGAGGCGAGGGGGGGACATGGTTCCCTCGTTGTGTTCTTGCGCACGGTCGCTTTCCCGCAGGGTTCCCTGGTCCTGACGTCCTGAGATCCTGTCTGGTTTTGAAGGGGGTCTTTGAAGCGGTGTGCAGCTCCCAGCGCCCAAGTGTTTGCCAGGTGTCACTAGCTGCAGATACCATGCTGTTAATAAGCCCTGTTTGTAACTGTtcagaagaattaaaaaaacatgaccaatgtatgtttgtttttttattttttattattgaaccGGCTTAGTTTTTGCATGAATGTAGACAGTTGTAGGTATGTGTAGTTATGTATTGAGGCATGTACAGGCAGACCAGTTaccctgagagggagagagggaaactgGTTTCCCATAGCACTGAGCCCCCTGTCTCGTGGCACAACAGGGTCTGCTCAGAAACAGCCAATCCTAGTTGAGCAAACCAGGGCCCACCTTCCTAACGTTCATTAGCCCTGTACACCCCTCCCGCACCTTTGCATTTTACCGATACAGAAAATGTGGTACTCATTAGGTTCGTTCAGCAGTGCCGAAAGAGTGGCGCGCGGTGTTTAGATGGCGGCAGAGCACTACAGCGGTAGCATCTGTGCTCCTCTGCTGCTCGTGCGCTGGAGCCAGCGGGCCTTCCCTTCTGTACTAGTAACGCGAGGCGCTAGATGGCGCCAAAAAGCGTAACCCGAAGCCTGCCCAGAATTTAAATCCGACTGTTGTGTATGCATTACTGAGCTGTACATATACATGCGAGCTCTTATTTTCCTACATAAGTTTGTATTTGCCCCTTATGCAAATAATTACACCCGGTTTACACGTGCCTTTGTTCAGTTGCATGCTGTGTAGaacattaaaaatcattttgtgcTCCAATATTTGAGGTAACAACCGGTCTAATTTTAATAAGCTTAATAACGTACCGCATTTTGCGATTAAGCTCATATATATGTGGTTTTTCccggttttgtttttaaatatttgaatatttgccCTGGAGCTGTATCCCTTTTTTAAGATTAAAAAGTTGCATGTAGATGCGAATTGCAGGTACATTGCTGAGATGCAGAAAACTGAGAGACCACGGATCTTACTCTTAACAGCATAGTCTTCATTTCCATGCTATAACGAGCCCCTTCACCACGTTGAACCCCAGTATTTCCGTTTTGCTCTGGCAACCTGGTTTCATTCATTA from Anguilla rostrata isolate EN2019 chromosome 11, ASM1855537v3, whole genome shotgun sequence carries:
- the kansl2 gene encoding KAT8 regulatory NSL complex subunit 2 isoform X1 gives rise to the protein MNRIRIHVLPSSRGRVAPAARSQEPQTCSFSQRPCSQPRLEGLEFCIKHVLEDKNAPYRQCSYVSNKNGRRCPNAAPKPEKKDGVTFCAEHARRNALSLQAQMRKVSSGPSPEVLLSQLSGYSRPETGVPGQDGSRSEASRMLDEDSWSEEEQDSVLLDQTWKGDPDSEADSIDSDHEDPLKHAGVYTAEEVALITREKLIRLQSLYIDQFKRLQHLLKEKKRRYLHSRKVEHDTVGSSLLTGPEGLSMKERENLKKLKALRRYRRRYGVEALLHRQLRERRLAATEGSILQAHSARSGQRCISFVEGVRCSNQSLPMTRHCVSHIYQDSNQVLFKMCPGLKDVPCDRPVHMGQSEEPRCPLHLSLPPPMYQPEQEPLVPEELTPAPTELYLSAAELQPTENLPLEFSDDLDVVGDRMECPPSPLLFDTALALEDQTIREIAEAPMDILTGAEQAELELSERGAIPMEEDQVVSETGVTGAPEGGAMGDGTANDFGITANAT
- the kansl2 gene encoding KAT8 regulatory NSL complex subunit 2 isoform X2; translation: MNRIRIHVLPSSRGRVAPAARSQEPQTCSFSQRPCSQPRLEGLEFCIKHVLEDKNAPYRQCSYVSNKNGRRCPNAAPKPEKKDGVTFCAEHARRNALSLQAQMRKVSSGPSPEVLLSQLSGYSRPETGVPGQDGSRSEASRMLDEDSWSEEEQDSVLLDQTWKGDPDSEADSIDSDHEDPLKHAGVYTAEEVALITREKLIRLQSLYIDQFKRLQHLLKEKKRRYLHSRKVEHDTVGSSLLTGPEGLSMKERENLKKLKALRRYRRRYGVEALLHRQLRERRLAATEGSILQAHSARSGQRCISFVEGVRCSNQSLPMTRHCVSHIYQDSNQVLFKMCPGLKDVPCDRPVHMGQSEEPRCPLHLSLPPPMYQPEQEPLVPEELTPAPTELYLSAAELQPTENLPLEFSDDLDVVGDRMECPPSPLLFDTALALEDQTIREIAEAPMDILTGAEQAELELSERGAIPMEEDQEGLPPHRPNQTV